In one Anas platyrhynchos isolate ZD024472 breed Pekin duck chromosome 8, IASCAAS_PekinDuck_T2T, whole genome shotgun sequence genomic region, the following are encoded:
- the LOC140003132 gene encoding maestro heat-like repeat-containing protein family member 6, translated as MGWQEGAEGRGRWQRVAGPFVSCHDAGCVQATGHGALCDLRDRNAAGSLVSPLFLEDEAGQVGKEWSCKESLQSHPIPAARVFGASWKRFPSLWWEPLRPDLSSMAGRDPSMPKLAWTEEEEAKVNAPPAQQPHELTEVQVLQAGWDQPEQEQQQHQEQEAIAVELDKRVLHSVIPLHHAPGILRSIYQWLVSNTEQSAQHRLDKSLLELAEEHPHDVVVTLLRCSPACDRAAVTMWRVLVVSSRTKKKVMAELCRVLKDWPFHRTSTSDGDNTDVFALAATRVLWELLRPANYPMEEEMSFSLPLMVLLFQIFASAQQTPEEVETFFRECQQEEGIATSPSRFALLTLKALLCRVGYDMLVLELGKRNIWEMLLHAESHHWAVGLLARAMKHVSRTERRQIVLYLETWLINNEPRWKVPAMAFLVEMLACKDLKMECLRVMQLFPRYLRSECTAVRQLVLKGLKTLSRRPYVAKKMEFLLPEIMGILPELEGDVAGNALFVLKNMLKEMTISKANPTALQLAERLPAFFDSESSSTQLQSIHFFRAVMSRLFAAREKEQLKTHVRQSVIPLFFHLHDENQQVAEAAEETLLDAAKFLQRTQLVDLLERKQTWRLGKCLLEDNSLGEHLRQSLPYLQSPQEPLRLEAVTFIGLIARRVRDWREEELPIIYEAIQGMTDDVSSSVSSLATETLFIIRAAMRLPRSVPGLRGLSYRLWKARKKCSALAFLCCCCCAQG; from the exons ATGgggtggcaggagggggctgaggggcgaGGCAGGTGGCAGCGGGTCGCGGGGCCCTTTGTGAGCTGCCATGATGCGGGCTGTGTCCAGGCAACGGGGCACGGGGCCCTTTGTGACCTCCGGGATAGaaatgctgctggcagcctggtTTCCCCACTTTTCCTGGAGGACGAGGCGGGACAGGTCGGGAAGGAGTGGAGCTGCAAGGAGTCCCTGCAGAGCCACCCCATTCCTGCTGCCCGTGTCTTTGGTGCTTCCTGGAAGCGTTTCCCATCCCTGTGGTGGGAGCCCTTGAGGCCAGACCTCAGCAGCATGGCGGGGAGAGACCCCAGCATGCCCAAGCTGGCCTggacggaggaggaggaggccaaggtTAATGCCCCTCCAGCGCAGCAGCCCCATGAGCTGACCGAGgtgcaggtgctgcaggcag GCTGGGACCAGCCagaacaggagcagcagcaacatcAGGAGCAGGAGGCCATTGCAGTCGAGCTGGATAAGCGTGTACTACACAGCGTCATCCCTCTACATCAT GCACCGGGCATCTTGAGGAGCATCTACCAGTGGCTCGTGTCCAACACAGAACAGTCTGCCCAGCACCGCCTGGACAAGAGCCTTCTGGAACTGGCCGAGGAGCACCCCCACGACGTGGTGGTGACTCTGCTGCGCTGCTCCCCAGCGTGCGACAG agctgccgtGACCATGTGGAGGGTGCTGGTCGTCTCATCCCGGACTAAAAAGAAGGTGATGGCAGAGCTGTGCCGCGTGCTGAAGGACTGGCCCTTTCACAGGACGTCCACCTCTGACGGGGACAACACGGATGTCTTCGCCCTGGCC GCAACCAGGGTGCTGTGGGAGCTCCTTCGGCCAGCCAACTACCCAATGGAGGAGGAGATGAGCTTCTCTCTACCCCTGATGGTGTTGCTCTTCCAAATCTTCGCAAGCGCGCAGCAGACACCAGAAGAGGTGGAGACCTTCTTCAgggaatgccagcaggaggagggcattgccaccagccccagcag gtTCGCACTGCTGACTctgaaagcactgctctgccGTGTTGGGTATGATATGCTGGTGCTTGAATTGGGAAAGAGGAATATCTGGGAGATGCTACTCCACGCTGAGAGCCACCACTGGGCAGTGGGTCTGCTGGCCAG GGCGATGAAACATGTCTCAAGAACAGAGCGCCGACAGATTGTGCTGTATCTGGAAACGTGGCTCATCAACAACGAGCCACGCTGGAAGGTCCCTGCCATGGCCTTCCTGGTCGAG ATGCTGGCCTGTAAGGACCTCAAAATGGAGTGTCTTCGAGTCATGCAGCTCTTCCCAAGATACCTGAGGAGTGAGTGCACGGCGGTGCGTCAGCTGGTGCTCAAGGGCCTCAAAACGCTCAGCAGAAGACCCTATGTG GCGAAAAAAATGGAGTTCCTGCTGCCAGAGATCATGGGGATACTGCCAGAGTTGGAAGGGGACGTGGCTGGAAATGCGCTGTTTGTGCTCAAAAACATGCTCAAGGAGATGACCATCAGCAAGGCCAACCCCACcgctctgcagctggcagagaggCTGCCAGCGTTCTTTGACAGT GAATCCAGCTCCACGCAGCTGCAATCCATCCACTTCTTCAGAGCTGTGATGAGCCGCCTTTTTGCAGCAAGGGAGAAAGAGCAGCTGAAGACACACGTGCGCCAGAGCGTGATCCCGCTGTTCTTCCACTTGCACGACGAGAACCAGCAAGTGGCCGAG gccgCGGAGGAAACCCTTCTCGATGCTGCCAAATTCCTGCAGAGGACACAGCTCGTGGACCTGCTGGAGCGAAAGCAAACATGGAGACTCGGCAAGTGCCTG CTGGAGGACAACAGCCTGGGTGAGCACCTGCGCCAGAGCCTGCCGTACCTGCAGAGCCCGCAGGAGCCCTTGCGATTGGAGGCTGTCACGTTCATCG GGCTCATTGCACGGCGAGTGAGGGATTGGCGTGAGGAGGAGCTCCCCATCATCTATGAAG CCATTCAAGGCATGACGGACGACGTCAGCTCCTCTGTCTCTTCGCTTGCAACTGAGACCCTCTTCATTATACGAGCTGCAATGAGGTTGCCACGCAGTGTACCTGGATTACGAGGGCTGAGCTACCGGCTCTGGAAGGCGCGGAAGAAGTGCTCTGCACTGGccttcctgtgctgctgttgctgtgcaCAGGGATGA